A window of Litoribacterium kuwaitense genomic DNA:
CGTCCCTTCATGTAATCGCCGCTTTTTCTCTTGCGTAAGCTTTCTCACGATTAAAACCTCCCTGCGCGTTCTTGAAAATGCGTCGGCTTGTTGCTTGTTTCCCCGCCTGACTTGACCCAATCTGCTGTCCATTCGATCATTTGCCTAAGCGGCACTTGCGGGTAACCAAACAGCCGGTGTATTTCTGAGGAGTTACTTAATAAGGCGGTGTCTTTTTCTGCGCCAATCAACACCGGTTCTTTCGCAAAAAGCGCGCCAAATTCTTCAGCGAGCCAGCGGATGGAGACGGTTTCTGGACCGCTCGCATTTAAGATGCGTGGTGGGGTGTCACAAACGGTTAAACAGCGGAGGGCATATTCGTTGGCGTCGCCTTGCCAAATGACGTTGACATGGCCTGTATCAAGCTGGATGGGTTTCTCTCCCATTACCATTTGGGCGATCTCTAGTAAAATGCCGTACCGCATGTCAATGGCATAATTTAAGCGAAAGTGAACCATCGGAATGTCATACTTGCGGGAAAAATGCTCGAAAATGCGCTCCCGCCCAAGGCATGACTGGGCGTATTCTCCGATCGGGTCCGTCGGGTCTTTTTCTGTTGCTCCCCCTTTGATAAGGGGCGTCAGTGGGTAGACATTACCGGTGGAAAAAGCGACAATTCGTGATTGGCGATAGCGCTTGGCGACAAGCACGGGAACAAACGTATTCATCGC
This region includes:
- a CDS encoding NAD-dependent epimerase/dehydratase family protein; amino-acid sequence: MKTIEELEHILSEPSDKIADDLRQLDGDILILGVGGKMGPTLAWMAKRASDRSGVQRKVMAASRFSSGTLQQQLEQQGIETCKADLLNKDDIAKLPEAKNIIYMAGNKFGTVGNEHFSWAMNTFVPVLVAKRYRQSRIVAFSTGNVYPLTPLIKGGATEKDPTDPIGEYAQSCLGRERIFEHFSRKYDIPMVHFRLNYAIDMRYGILLEIAQMVMGEKPIQLDTGHVNVIWQGDANEYALRCLTVCDTPPRILNASGPETVSIRWLAEEFGALFAKEPVLIGAEKDTALLSNSSEIHRLFGYPQVPLRQMIEWTADWVKSGGETSNKPTHFQERAGRF